A genomic region of Aeropyrum pernix K1 contains the following coding sequences:
- the mtnA gene encoding S-methyl-5-thioribose-1-phosphate isomerase, with translation MRDIDPSLRREIESLERFLKVKPLYFDFDEGVFVWLDTRLIPFREVYRRTSDYRRVARAIVDMEIRGAPAIGVAAAYALALAAAEAASRGGEGFIEALSEARREIESTRPTAYNLFWATARVYGAVSEAFRRSGVDAAVRAGLEEATRIYVEDVRGNVEIGRVGARLLESGDTVLTHCNTGALATAGFGTALGVIRYAWMEGKDIRVITTETRPVLQGARLNVWELRKEGIPFKLVVDSAVGLIMSRGMVSKAIVGADRIVSTGHTANKIGTYMVAMAASRHGVPFYVAAPASTFQPDAGPEAIVIEERSPDEVRGVISEAGYVRITLGDVEAYNPSFDVTPPELITAFITDRGVIEPPFDVNIRRTLED, from the coding sequence ATGCGGGATATAGACCCTTCCCTGAGGCGTGAGATAGAGTCGCTCGAGAGGTTCCTCAAGGTTAAGCCTCTTTACTTCGACTTCGATGAGGGCGTGTTCGTATGGCTCGACACCAGGCTGATCCCATTCAGGGAGGTTTACCGGAGGACGAGTGACTACAGGCGTGTTGCCAGGGCAATTGTGGACATGGAGATAAGGGGGGCCCCGGCTATAGGTGTGGCTGCGGCCTACGCGCTAGCCCTGGCAGCAGCCGAGGCTGCCTCAAGGGGTGGCGAGGGCTTTATCGAGGCTCTCTCTGAGGCTAGGAGGGAGATTGAGTCCACTAGGCCTACTGCTTACAACCTCTTCTGGGCGACGGCCAGGGTCTACGGCGCGGTATCCGAGGCTTTCAGGAGGTCGGGCGTGGACGCCGCGGTCAGGGCGGGGCTGGAGGAGGCTACCAGGATTTACGTGGAGGATGTCAGGGGTAACGTTGAGATAGGCAGGGTTGGGGCCAGGCTTCTGGAGAGCGGGGACACGGTGCTAACCCACTGCAACACCGGGGCGTTGGCTACAGCGGGCTTCGGCACGGCCTTGGGGGTTATACGTTATGCGTGGATGGAGGGGAAGGATATAAGGGTTATAACGACGGAGACCAGGCCTGTGCTTCAGGGCGCCAGGCTTAACGTGTGGGAGCTTAGGAAGGAGGGTATACCGTTCAAGCTCGTAGTTGATAGTGCCGTCGGGCTTATAATGAGCCGGGGGATGGTTTCCAAGGCTATAGTAGGGGCTGACAGGATAGTGTCGACAGGCCACACAGCAAACAAGATAGGCACCTACATGGTGGCCATGGCTGCGAGTAGGCACGGCGTGCCGTTCTACGTGGCAGCCCCGGCAAGCACATTCCAGCCCGACGCAGGGCCTGAAGCCATAGTGATAGAGGAGAGGAGCCCAGATGAGGTTAGGGGGGTTATCAGCGAGGCGGGGTATGTGAGGATAACCTTGGGCGACGTAGAAGCCTACAACCCGAGCTTCGACGTGACCCCGCCAGAGCTAATAACAGCGTTCATAACTGACAGGGGTGTTATCGAGCCCCCATTCGACGTGAACATACGAAGGACCCTGGAAGACTAG
- a CDS encoding HAD-IB family phosphatase — MARGIKLVIFDVDGVLVEVKSSWGYIHRRLGVEEEAMKVKEMFERGSIDYIEWMRLDTELWIRASGGRLHRSRLMEIVGEIPVRKEAFEAVRMLRRMGLRIGLVSSGIDLLVRRVAAEIGADAWASNRLLFDKNGFLQPGGSPLVGVDKRGAVTRMAYELGASLEEVAYVGDSRWDASAMSIVGLPIAYNDGGELDGVARARVDSLLDVPRVVAEWGRARAR, encoded by the coding sequence ATGGCCAGGGGTATCAAGCTTGTAATATTCGACGTTGACGGCGTCCTCGTCGAGGTTAAGAGCAGCTGGGGGTATATCCACAGGAGGCTGGGGGTTGAGGAGGAGGCTATGAAGGTTAAGGAGATGTTCGAGAGGGGCTCTATAGACTATATAGAGTGGATGCGGCTCGACACGGAGCTCTGGATAAGGGCCTCGGGGGGCAGGCTGCATAGGAGCAGGCTCATGGAGATAGTGGGGGAGATCCCTGTCAGGAAGGAGGCTTTCGAGGCTGTGAGGATGCTCCGCCGCATGGGGCTTAGGATAGGGCTTGTCAGCAGCGGTATAGACCTGCTTGTGAGGCGTGTAGCGGCTGAGATAGGGGCCGACGCGTGGGCCTCCAACAGGCTGTTATTCGACAAGAACGGCTTCCTGCAGCCCGGCGGCTCGCCCCTGGTAGGTGTTGACAAGCGGGGTGCCGTCACTAGGATGGCATACGAGCTCGGGGCCAGTCTTGAGGAGGTTGCCTACGTGGGCGACAGCAGGTGGGACGCTAGCGCGATGAGCATAGTGGGCCTCCCCATAGCCTATAACGATGGGGGGGAGCTTGACGGGGTGGCCAGGGCTAGGGTTGATAGCCTTCTGGATGTGCCGAGGGTGGTGGCGGAGTGGGGAAGGGCGAGGGCGAGGTAG
- a CDS encoding DUF211 domain-containing protein codes for MPAPLRKVVLDVLKPIRGPSIIDVSREVAALPGIEGVNITVKEIDVETVTLTMTIEGSDIDYGSVEKKLEELGCIVHSIDQAVAGKKIVEQEEVEQGE; via the coding sequence TTGCCTGCGCCTCTCAGAAAGGTTGTCCTCGACGTGCTGAAGCCCATAAGGGGCCCCTCCATAATTGATGTGAGCAGGGAGGTGGCCGCCCTCCCCGGGATAGAGGGTGTGAACATTACTGTAAAGGAGATAGATGTCGAGACTGTAACGCTAACCATGACTATAGAGGGTAGCGACATAGACTATGGCTCTGTGGAGAAGAAGCTGGAGGAGCTGGGGTGCATAGTCCACAGCATAGACCAGGCTGTAGCCGGTAAGAAAATAGTGGAGCAGGAGGAGGTGGAGCAGGGGGAGTAG
- a CDS encoding M67 family metallopeptidase, translating to MKASIGPLRQVLKLMALAHNEEAGLVIGARRGDTVYAYILYRTDNLKQSPEEFESDPWQVVQAHRAAEKLGLEVVGVYHTHTTCPPSPSGKDVEGMKRWPGVWLIACPGEVKAWTLEGETPVEIELEE from the coding sequence TTGAAGGCTAGCATAGGGCCGTTGAGGCAGGTCCTCAAGCTGATGGCGCTAGCCCATAACGAGGAGGCCGGCCTGGTGATAGGCGCCAGGAGGGGGGACACCGTCTACGCCTACATACTCTACAGGACGGACAATCTGAAGCAGAGCCCGGAGGAGTTCGAGTCAGACCCCTGGCAGGTGGTCCAGGCACACAGGGCGGCGGAGAAGCTGGGGCTGGAGGTTGTCGGAGTCTACCACACCCACACAACCTGCCCTCCAAGCCCGAGCGGGAAGGATGTGGAGGGGATGAAGAGGTGGCCCGGGGTCTGGCTAATAGCCTGCCCAGGAGAGGTTAAGGCGTGGACGCTAGAGGGGGAAACACCTGTCGAGATAGAGTTGGAGGAGTGA
- a CDS encoding DUF2283 domain-containing protein: MEGLKNLVVEDLSKLWIEYDRNTDTLYINFGEGEPDESVLIGDNVIANIREGRLISIIVTDFSRLAGL; encoded by the coding sequence TTGGAGGGTCTGAAGAACCTGGTGGTGGAGGATCTTTCGAAGCTCTGGATAGAGTACGACAGGAACACGGACACCCTCTACATAAACTTCGGCGAGGGGGAGCCTGACGAGAGCGTGCTTATAGGGGATAATGTGATTGCTAACATTAGGGAGGGGAGGCTGATTAGCATTATAGTGACCGACTTCTCGAGGCTGGCGGGCCTTTAG
- a CDS encoding metallophosphoesterase — MGVISDTHDNLALARRAGEIFARERVEAVIHLGDYVAPFTLAELLGVVGGKAVFYGVFGNNDGERLGLSRVAGGFGASLLDPPATVSIGGRRLLLLHGFGSPENTVELVDALASSGRWDAVLYGHTHKARVERVGGSLVLNPGDGGGSLEKPSAAILDLESMEARLVSLEG; from the coding sequence GTGGGGGTTATCAGCGATACCCACGATAACCTGGCCCTAGCCAGGAGGGCGGGGGAGATCTTCGCCCGCGAGAGGGTTGAGGCTGTGATACACCTCGGAGACTACGTGGCGCCCTTCACACTGGCAGAGCTCCTAGGGGTAGTCGGCGGTAAGGCCGTGTTCTACGGGGTGTTCGGCAACAACGATGGCGAGAGGCTGGGGCTTTCGAGGGTTGCAGGGGGTTTTGGAGCCTCTCTCCTCGACCCCCCGGCCACGGTCTCCATAGGCGGTAGGAGGCTCCTTCTGCTCCACGGCTTCGGGTCGCCGGAGAACACTGTAGAGCTGGTCGACGCCCTAGCCTCGAGCGGCAGGTGGGACGCAGTTCTCTACGGCCACACGCATAAGGCTAGGGTTGAGAGGGTGGGAGGCTCCCTAGTCTTAAACCCCGGCGACGGGGGAGGCTCCCTAGAAAAGCCCTCGGCAGCAATACTAGACCTGGAGTCCATGGAGGCGAGGCTGGTCAGCCTTGAAGGCTAG
- a CDS encoding NADP-dependent isocitrate dehydrogenase gives MASPPCTTEELSPPPGGSLVEYSGGSLRVPDNPVVAFIRGDGVGPEVVESALKVVDAAVKKVYGGSRRIVWWELLAGHLAREKCGELLPKATLEGIRLARVALKGPLETPVGTGYRSLNVAIRQALDLYANIRPVRYYGQPAPHKYADRVDMVIFRENTEDVYAGIEWPHDSPEAARIRRFLAEEFGISIREDAGIGVKPISRFATRRLMERALEWALRNGNTVVTIMHKGNIMKYTEGAFMRWAYEVALEKFREHVVTEQEVQEKYGGVRPEGKILVNDRIADNMLQQIITRPWDYQVIVAPNLNGDYISDAASALVGGIGMAAGMNMGDGIAVAEPVHGTAPKYAGKDLINPSAEILSASLLIGEFMGWREVKSIVEYAIRKAVQSKKVTQDLARHMPGVQPLRTSEYTETLIAYIDEADLNEVLAGKRG, from the coding sequence ATGGCTTCCCCTCCTTGCACTACCGAGGAGCTCTCGCCTCCCCCAGGGGGTTCTCTAGTCGAGTATAGCGGCGGCAGCCTTAGGGTCCCCGATAACCCTGTTGTTGCGTTCATAAGGGGCGACGGCGTGGGCCCCGAGGTTGTTGAGAGCGCTCTAAAGGTTGTGGACGCCGCCGTGAAGAAGGTTTACGGGGGGTCTAGGAGGATAGTCTGGTGGGAGCTCCTGGCTGGCCATCTCGCCCGGGAGAAGTGCGGCGAGCTGCTTCCCAAGGCGACGCTGGAGGGTATAAGGCTTGCCAGGGTCGCGCTCAAGGGGCCCTTGGAGACTCCCGTGGGCACGGGCTATAGAAGCCTTAACGTGGCTATACGCCAGGCGCTAGACCTCTACGCTAACATAAGGCCTGTGAGGTACTACGGCCAGCCAGCCCCCCACAAGTATGCGGATAGGGTTGACATGGTGATATTCAGGGAGAACACGGAGGACGTGTACGCCGGTATAGAGTGGCCTCATGACAGCCCTGAGGCTGCGAGGATTAGGAGGTTCCTCGCAGAGGAGTTCGGGATATCGATAAGGGAGGACGCCGGCATAGGGGTTAAGCCGATAAGCAGGTTTGCAACTAGGCGTCTTATGGAGAGGGCTCTCGAGTGGGCCCTCAGGAACGGCAACACAGTAGTCACTATAATGCACAAGGGCAACATAATGAAGTACACTGAAGGGGCTTTCATGAGGTGGGCCTATGAGGTGGCGCTGGAGAAGTTTAGGGAGCATGTGGTTACGGAGCAGGAGGTCCAGGAGAAGTATGGGGGGGTTAGGCCCGAGGGCAAGATACTTGTTAACGACAGGATAGCCGACAACATGCTGCAGCAGATTATAACCAGGCCCTGGGACTACCAGGTCATAGTGGCGCCAAACCTCAACGGCGACTACATAAGCGACGCTGCGAGCGCCCTCGTCGGAGGCATAGGCATGGCCGCGGGGATGAACATGGGCGACGGCATAGCTGTCGCCGAGCCGGTTCACGGCACCGCGCCGAAGTACGCGGGCAAGGACCTGATAAACCCCTCCGCGGAGATACTGAGCGCCTCACTACTGATAGGAGAGTTCATGGGCTGGAGGGAGGTGAAGAGCATAGTAGAGTATGCCATTAGGAAGGCGGTGCAGAGCAAGAAGGTCACCCAGGACCTGGCCAGGCACATGCCCGGGGTCCAGCCGCTGAGGACAAGCGAGTACACGGAGACGCTGATAGCATACATAGACGAGGCGGACCTGAACGAGGTCCTCGCCGGGAAGAGGGGCTAG
- a CDS encoding acyl-CoA thioesterase codes for MPGAVHSLRGTVFWSETDAAQIAHFSTFFKICEWAEEDFFRRALGDEAFHGVLESNVMFPRVRAECTYHYPLHVHDDFRVDIVDVVIGVKSITYTFKVWNETHSTLSAECRLVTVAVDPRGFKSVEVPGYIRERLLEAGARRAESGGR; via the coding sequence TTGCCGGGGGCGGTGCACTCTCTGAGGGGTACTGTGTTCTGGAGCGAGACTGACGCGGCGCAGATAGCCCATTTCAGCACTTTCTTCAAGATATGTGAGTGGGCTGAAGAGGACTTTTTCAGGAGGGCGCTGGGGGACGAGGCTTTCCACGGCGTCCTCGAGTCTAACGTCATGTTCCCCAGGGTTAGGGCTGAGTGCACCTACCACTACCCATTGCACGTCCACGATGACTTCAGGGTTGATATAGTGGACGTGGTTATAGGGGTTAAGAGCATAACGTACACCTTCAAGGTGTGGAACGAGACCCACTCGACCCTCTCGGCGGAGTGCAGGCTGGTGACGGTGGCTGTCGACCCGAGGGGGTTCAAGTCCGTAGAGGTTCCTGGCTACATAAGGGAGAGGCTGCTGGAGGCTGGGGCCCGCCGGGCTGAGAGTGGAGGGCGGTAG
- a CDS encoding ring-cleaving dioxygenase, whose product MSSIMGLHHITALSADPQANIYFYTKVLGLRLVKVSVNQDEPNVYHFFYADYEGNPGSDLTFFPYPRLPRGVPGYGQAVRIIYTIHPDSVKYWIDRFKRFNVTLLGLEENSEGVRINFVDWDGLGLSLQASDRPSYVDVKPWSGGGVPKEHFPRGFYSVVIMVRDCHTSGYFLEDILGFEKADEGEEYAVYTIGGGGPGRVVELLCPREAAPGRLGAGTVHHVAFAVKDLRELAVHREKLVKRGYNVTPVIDRKWFTSIYFREPGGVLYEIATIGPGFTVDEPVERLGSRLVLPEWLEPYRGEIEASLPKVRLPSGSIVGGAEA is encoded by the coding sequence ATGTCGTCCATAATGGGCTTACACCACATAACAGCCCTTTCGGCAGACCCACAGGCTAATATATACTTTTACACCAAAGTGCTCGGCCTCAGGTTGGTAAAAGTCTCTGTAAACCAGGACGAGCCCAATGTATACCATTTCTTCTACGCCGATTACGAAGGAAACCCTGGGAGTGACTTGACGTTTTTCCCCTATCCCAGGCTACCTAGAGGAGTCCCCGGGTACGGCCAGGCAGTTAGGATCATATACACGATACACCCAGACTCTGTTAAATACTGGATTGATAGGTTTAAGCGGTTTAACGTTACCCTGCTGGGTTTGGAGGAGAATAGCGAGGGAGTTAGAATAAATTTTGTAGACTGGGACGGCTTAGGCTTATCTCTACAAGCAAGCGATAGACCATCCTATGTAGATGTTAAGCCGTGGAGCGGTGGAGGAGTGCCTAAGGAGCACTTCCCCCGGGGATTCTATAGCGTGGTGATTATGGTTAGAGACTGTCATACCAGCGGCTATTTCCTAGAGGATATACTGGGGTTCGAGAAGGCTGACGAGGGAGAGGAGTATGCGGTATATACTATTGGGGGAGGAGGGCCGGGCAGGGTCGTGGAGCTATTGTGTCCTAGAGAAGCTGCACCTGGTAGACTGGGAGCTGGCACGGTTCACCACGTGGCATTTGCAGTCAAGGATCTAAGGGAGCTGGCTGTTCATAGAGAAAAACTTGTTAAAAGAGGGTATAATGTAACGCCCGTAATAGACAGGAAGTGGTTCACGTCGATATACTTCAGAGAGCCCGGGGGAGTTCTATACGAGATAGCTACTATAGGACCGGGATTCACCGTCGATGAGCCTGTAGAGAGGCTTGGCTCGCGGCTAGTGCTTCCAGAATGGCTCGAGCCGTATAGAGGCGAGATAGAGGCCTCCCTACCGAAGGTAAGACTGCCGTCAGGGTCCATAGTCGGTGGTGCGGAGGCATAG
- a CDS encoding tRNA-intron endonuclease family protein, translated as MGKGEGEVAGCKAAARLGVEGVFVEECFDGSYCRNLERIGYLRKGRLEPLEAAYQASRGMLCMGETRGWAAAVEVIAGLGLSLDTALVYFDLRRKGRKPLVGVRRGTLVYEHGGRVYEVLVLSEGYPLKIGSLVEWSRGASMDNHSPIVAIVDRTGLITYYEARAVRSIQ; from the coding sequence GTGGGGAAGGGCGAGGGCGAGGTAGCCGGGTGCAAAGCCGCGGCGAGGCTCGGGGTTGAGGGTGTATTTGTTGAAGAATGCTTCGACGGCAGTTACTGCAGAAACCTGGAGAGGATTGGCTACCTGAGGAAAGGGAGGCTCGAGCCCCTGGAGGCGGCTTACCAGGCCTCCCGGGGCATGCTGTGCATGGGGGAGACCAGAGGATGGGCGGCGGCTGTCGAGGTGATAGCCGGGTTAGGCCTGAGCCTGGACACAGCTCTAGTCTACTTCGACCTGAGGAGGAAGGGTAGGAAGCCCTTGGTGGGGGTGAGGAGGGGCACCCTGGTCTACGAGCACGGCGGCCGCGTCTACGAGGTCCTCGTTCTCAGCGAGGGCTACCCACTGAAGATAGGAAGCCTGGTAGAGTGGAGCAGGGGGGCATCGATGGACAACCACTCGCCCATAGTAGCCATAGTGGATAGGACTGGCCTGATAACCTACTACGAGGCTAGGGCTGTCAGGAGCATACAATAG